Proteins encoded together in one Marispirochaeta sp. window:
- a CDS encoding MarC family protein: MSVFFSLWIKLFFVLTPFFGLTMFLSMTEDYDVHRRRRLALSVAGATAVVSLLLFFAGRQMFTVFGITLDAFRVGAGVLLMLSAISLVHGQAGSAAAPHDGDVAVVPLAIPIIVGPATIGTLLVMGAELDSFTAKLMGSLALLSAVSCIAVVLLSGSLIKRALGSRGIVILSKITGMILSALSAEMILTGIRNFLEL, from the coding sequence ATGTCCGTTTTCTTCAGTCTCTGGATCAAGCTGTTCTTTGTTTTAACACCCTTCTTCGGTCTTACCATGTTCCTGAGCATGACCGAGGACTACGATGTACACCGCCGCCGCAGGCTGGCCCTGTCGGTGGCCGGGGCCACCGCCGTCGTGAGCCTGCTCCTTTTTTTCGCCGGGAGGCAGATGTTCACTGTTTTCGGCATTACCCTGGATGCCTTTCGTGTCGGCGCCGGGGTACTGCTGATGCTCTCGGCCATCAGTCTGGTCCACGGTCAGGCGGGGAGCGCCGCCGCCCCCCACGACGGGGACGTGGCGGTGGTTCCGCTGGCGATTCCCATTATTGTGGGGCCAGCCACCATCGGTACGTTGCTGGTCATGGGGGCGGAGCTGGACTCCTTTACCGCTAAACTGATGGGATCCCTGGCCCTGCTTTCGGCGGTATCCTGTATAGCTGTCGTACTCCTGTCAGGCTCTCTGATCAAGCGCGCCCTGGGAAGCCGGGGGATCGTAATCCTCAGCAAGATTACCGGGATGATTCTCTCCGCCCTTTCGGCGGAGATGATCCTGACGGGAATACGGAACTTTCTGGAGCTGTAA
- a CDS encoding class I SAM-dependent methyltransferase, whose protein sequence is MKNLDESIAGAMDCDDIALVPWLPYILQDFYEIGSSASRILFIVKENTTDHASLRVLDLGCGKGAVSIRLAADLGCSCRGIDAIPEFIEEARRRAGEEDVAERCEFSAGDARVLVKNLGLYEVIILGSIGPVFGDYLGTLTLLQKNLAPRGIIILDDGYLDEETDVQHDTAMKKRELLAQVRQSGMEMIQEYIDTDTETFEEYDKEFSFLQKRCNELAEKYPEKRNLFLGYVQKQREEYAFLENSCICSTMVLSRVKV, encoded by the coding sequence ATGAAAAACCTTGATGAGAGTATCGCCGGTGCAATGGATTGTGACGACATCGCTTTAGTTCCCTGGTTGCCCTATATTTTGCAGGATTTCTACGAGATCGGATCTTCGGCATCCCGTATCCTTTTCATCGTCAAGGAAAACACCACCGATCATGCTTCGCTGCGTGTTTTAGACCTGGGCTGCGGCAAAGGGGCGGTATCCATCCGTCTGGCGGCGGATCTCGGCTGCTCCTGCAGGGGAATCGACGCAATTCCGGAGTTCATTGAAGAAGCCCGGAGGAGGGCAGGGGAAGAGGATGTCGCGGAACGCTGCGAGTTCAGCGCGGGGGACGCTCGCGTGCTTGTGAAAAACCTCGGCCTTTACGAGGTGATCATTCTGGGATCCATAGGTCCAGTCTTCGGGGATTACCTGGGAACCCTGACGCTTCTTCAGAAGAACCTGGCTCCCCGGGGAATCATAATTCTGGATGACGGCTATCTGGATGAAGAAACCGACGTACAACATGACACCGCAATGAAGAAGAGGGAGCTCCTGGCGCAGGTACGGCAGTCGGGTATGGAGATGATACAGGAATATATAGACACCGATACGGAGACCTTTGAAGAGTATGATAAGGAGTTTTCCTTTCTGCAGAAAAGATGCAATGAGCTTGCCGAAAAATATCCGGAAAAAAGGAATCTGTTTCTGGGTTATGTACAAAAACAACGGGAGGAGTACGCTTTTCTGGAAAACTCATGTATTTGCTCCACCATGGTATTAAGCCGCGTAAAAGTGTAA
- a CDS encoding ABC transporter substrate-binding protein, giving the protein MKKSIQVLVVMMVLLSIGATLFAKGAQEASGKHKIYLITMDQMDQHWVNVDTGCRKAAEELGNVSYKWMAPDVKDDAKQIEMINNAVAGGAQAILLAANGPNAVTSALKEATDAGVKILYVDSAADFPAYQTLATDNKAAGKTAGEEMIKALAASGKKSGKIGIVNVNAATASVVARENGFREAFAGTGFTILETQYSDGDAARSKDIAANYSTLGCVGIFGANEGCTVGTGNAIQEAGKGIVGVGFDKSDMILSLIKNGHLLATMAQNPDVMGYEGLKSAVKVLQGENVGAKYVDTGVSVITKDKL; this is encoded by the coding sequence ATGAAAAAAAGCATTCAGGTTCTTGTTGTAATGATGGTGCTTCTGAGCATAGGTGCCACACTTTTCGCGAAAGGAGCGCAGGAGGCTTCGGGTAAGCATAAGATTTATCTGATCACCATGGATCAGATGGACCAGCACTGGGTAAATGTCGACACAGGCTGCCGGAAAGCCGCTGAAGAATTGGGGAACGTAAGCTACAAGTGGATGGCCCCCGATGTAAAGGATGACGCCAAACAGATCGAAATGATCAACAACGCTGTGGCTGGCGGCGCCCAGGCTATTCTCCTTGCCGCCAACGGACCCAACGCCGTTACCAGCGCCCTTAAAGAGGCTACTGACGCAGGGGTCAAGATACTCTATGTCGATTCAGCTGCCGATTTCCCCGCTTACCAGACCCTGGCGACGGACAACAAGGCAGCCGGAAAGACCGCGGGCGAAGAGATGATCAAAGCCCTTGCTGCTTCAGGTAAAAAAAGCGGCAAGATCGGTATTGTTAACGTCAATGCAGCTACAGCCAGTGTTGTTGCCCGGGAAAACGGCTTTCGTGAAGCCTTTGCCGGTACAGGTTTTACTATTCTTGAAACCCAGTACTCAGATGGTGATGCAGCCCGTTCCAAAGATATTGCCGCTAACTACAGTACCCTTGGCTGTGTGGGTATCTTTGGCGCAAACGAAGGATGCACGGTCGGAACCGGTAATGCCATTCAGGAAGCAGGAAAAGGTATTGTCGGTGTCGGCTTTGACAAATCCGATATGATCCTCAGCCTCATAAAGAACGGACATCTGCTGGCTACAATGGCGCAGAATCCCGATGTAATGGGTTATGAAGGCCTCAAAAGTGCCGTAAAGGTACTCCAGGGCGAAAATGTGGGTGCGAAGTATGTCGACACCGGTGTCTCTGTCATTACTAAAGACAAACTGTAG
- a CDS encoding ABC transporter permease, with the protein MFSEDKSTNVLKRILAVRGMGQVLTVTAGLILLCVVFAVLNPVFFSSKNISNLLRQIAPILLIGIGQSYVLITGNIDLSIGSVVGMSTMISATLMTKGVDPWVAVLLTLVCCLAVGLGNGLLVSLCKVPPFIATLGTMTIARGIAQIANNNYNTDSIGETAQGFRDFFYYGKTLSLYNTIWIAFVLWAIFNFVLSRTRTGRHIYAIGSNIDAARLSGVNIITVTTKAYLVSAFCSTVVGLIFCATSGMGAMDAGTTYELYAVAASVIGGVSTLGGQGLLLGTVVGASIWGVLQNGLQFAGAPVAIRNIIIGIIVVVSVLLDVIVRSGSFKFRKDKKPIQAAGA; encoded by the coding sequence ATGTTTAGTGAAGATAAGAGTACGAATGTCTTGAAACGAATACTGGCAGTCCGGGGGATGGGACAGGTCCTTACTGTGACTGCAGGACTGATCCTGCTCTGTGTGGTGTTCGCCGTCCTTAATCCTGTGTTCTTTTCGTCGAAAAACATAAGTAATCTGCTTCGACAGATAGCTCCGATTCTGCTTATCGGTATCGGACAATCCTATGTACTGATCACAGGCAACATCGACCTTTCAATTGGTTCTGTGGTGGGAATGTCTACGATGATCAGCGCGACTTTAATGACCAAAGGAGTAGATCCCTGGGTCGCGGTACTGTTGACCCTTGTTTGCTGTCTTGCTGTCGGTCTTGGGAATGGCCTGCTTGTTTCCTTGTGTAAAGTTCCCCCTTTTATCGCGACCCTTGGAACGATGACCATAGCCCGGGGAATCGCGCAGATTGCCAACAACAACTACAATACCGATTCAATCGGAGAGACTGCCCAGGGCTTCCGTGATTTCTTCTACTATGGAAAAACACTTTCCCTCTACAACACTATCTGGATCGCTTTTGTTTTATGGGCCATCTTTAACTTCGTACTGAGCAGGACCCGAACAGGTCGTCACATCTACGCGATCGGCTCAAATATAGATGCCGCCCGTCTTTCCGGAGTGAATATTATTACTGTCACGACAAAGGCCTACCTGGTAAGTGCTTTTTGCTCCACCGTGGTTGGTTTGATCTTCTGCGCTACCAGCGGGATGGGAGCCATGGATGCCGGAACCACCTATGAACTCTATGCCGTCGCGGCTTCGGTTATCGGCGGTGTTTCCACCCTTGGCGGTCAGGGTTTACTGCTGGGGACCGTAGTCGGTGCTTCGATCTGGGGTGTGCTGCAGAACGGTTTGCAGTTCGCCGGTGCTCCGGTGGCCATCAGGAACATCATCATTGGCATCATCGTAGTCGTCAGTGTGCTGCTGGACGTGATTGTTCGCTCAGGTTCTTTCAAGTTTCGGAAGGATAAAAAACCGATACAGGCCGCAGGGGCCTGA
- a CDS encoding sugar ABC transporter ATP-binding protein gives MSEVIVSMEHIDKSFPGVKALDDVSFELRSGEVMALIGENGAGKSTLMKILSGAYTRDGGDLSVFGKTVGDLNPKLAKKHGVAIIHQELNMCPHFTVAENIFLGREQVFAEEILNDRDMRNKAADILGQLQIDIDPDMLVGDLSVSKQQMVEIARALSINARILIMDEPTSALTSKEIDDLFVLIRQLRAKGHGIVYISHRLEELKHIIDRVTIMRDGKYILCRDFADLTMDQIISHMVGREINEQFPRIESHGGKIIFEVRSLNAGRMVRDVSFQGNEGEIVGIAGLMGAGRTETTRAIFGIDPKETGEFFLDGKPVFLDSPASAIRQGVVLVPEDRKKDGLCVKLSIRENIALPNLDIVCNRMGVINRHRESAMVDQTKKSLSVRMPNADLPVASLSGGNQQKIVVGKWLARRSRVVMFDEPTRGIDVAAKVEIYNLMNELKREGIGVLFVSSEMTEIMGIADRIIVMCDGRITGELNAAEVSQEKLLGLATRFEDKLGSELETA, from the coding sequence ATGAGCGAAGTAATCGTAAGCATGGAACACATCGATAAATCTTTCCCCGGTGTTAAAGCCCTGGACGATGTCTCCTTTGAATTGCGTTCGGGAGAGGTAATGGCTCTTATAGGTGAGAACGGCGCCGGAAAATCGACTCTTATGAAAATCCTGAGCGGCGCTTATACCCGGGATGGAGGAGATCTTAGCGTTTTCGGGAAAACGGTGGGAGATTTGAATCCGAAACTGGCGAAAAAACATGGTGTGGCGATCATTCATCAGGAACTCAACATGTGTCCGCATTTTACAGTTGCAGAGAATATTTTTCTTGGAAGGGAGCAGGTGTTTGCTGAAGAGATTCTCAACGATCGGGACATGCGGAACAAGGCCGCAGATATACTTGGGCAGCTTCAGATCGATATCGATCCTGATATGCTTGTGGGGGACCTGTCTGTCTCAAAACAGCAAATGGTGGAGATTGCCAGGGCTCTTTCCATTAACGCACGGATTCTCATTATGGATGAGCCGACCAGTGCTCTTACAAGCAAGGAGATAGACGATCTTTTTGTCCTTATCAGACAGCTGCGGGCAAAGGGACATGGCATTGTCTACATAAGCCATCGTCTTGAAGAGTTAAAGCATATCATTGACCGGGTGACCATTATGCGGGATGGAAAATACATTCTGTGTCGAGATTTTGCTGATCTGACGATGGACCAGATCATCAGCCATATGGTGGGCCGGGAGATTAATGAACAGTTTCCGCGCATTGAGAGTCACGGAGGAAAAATCATTTTCGAGGTTCGGTCCCTTAATGCCGGCCGAATGGTTCGGGATGTCTCCTTTCAGGGTAATGAAGGTGAAATAGTCGGAATCGCCGGTCTTATGGGAGCGGGAAGAACCGAAACTACCCGGGCGATTTTCGGTATCGATCCAAAAGAGACGGGTGAGTTTTTTCTTGACGGTAAACCAGTTTTCCTCGATTCTCCGGCAAGCGCGATTCGCCAGGGGGTGGTGCTTGTGCCCGAGGACCGAAAGAAGGACGGCCTTTGTGTGAAGCTGTCCATTCGCGAGAATATCGCGCTCCCCAATCTCGATATTGTCTGCAACCGCATGGGAGTAATAAACCGTCACCGTGAGTCAGCGATGGTAGATCAGACGAAGAAGAGTCTTTCTGTGCGCATGCCGAATGCCGATCTCCCGGTGGCCAGTCTTTCCGGCGGTAATCAACAGAAAATCGTAGTTGGCAAGTGGCTTGCAAGAAGAAGCCGTGTAGTCATGTTCGATGAACCGACTCGAGGTATCGATGTGGCTGCAAAGGTTGAGATCTACAACCTTATGAATGAGTTAAAACGTGAAGGAATCGGAGTTTTGTTTGTTTCATCGGAAATGACGGAGATCATGGGTATCGCTGACAGAATAATCGTCATGTGTGACGGAAGGATAACCGGAGAGCTCAATGCTGCAGAGGTAAGCCAGGAAAAACTCCTTGGACTTGCAACCAGATTTGAAGACAAGCTTGGCTCGGAACTGGAAACGGCATAA
- a CDS encoding histidine kinase, with translation MLLWSLAAEEVFSFRVPLLFSVLLTLLTLLIGITWKNIVVPFKETEKLLALFAAGYTLEGVYGIRYPYSTGMRDTLARLNELLQTRDLLQASKRQEQYLALQNQINPHFLYNTLEGIRSEALSAGVNSIAEMTEALSSFFRYTISTMDNLVTVEDELGNIETYFLIQQYRFGKRLQLCIDMDEAERAEIYACCLPKLILQPIVENSILHGLERKVGEGLLRVQLETTSTRLIITASDDGMGMENEELDELNRNLAIRSLSHVRGGRNRGGIAIVNVNNRIKLLFGEQFGVTITSTPSVGTDVEVVLPRIVGDKSGA, from the coding sequence GTGCTGCTTTGGTCGCTTGCAGCTGAAGAAGTCTTCTCATTCCGGGTCCCCCTGCTGTTCTCCGTTTTGCTGACCCTGCTGACCCTGCTGATCGGCATAACCTGGAAGAACATCGTTGTGCCCTTCAAGGAAACAGAGAAGCTGCTTGCCCTTTTTGCCGCGGGTTATACCCTCGAAGGCGTGTACGGTATCCGGTATCCCTACAGTACCGGGATGCGTGATACCCTTGCACGGCTCAATGAGCTCCTGCAGACCCGTGATCTTCTTCAGGCAAGTAAGCGTCAGGAGCAGTATCTTGCCCTGCAGAATCAGATAAACCCCCACTTTCTCTACAATACCCTGGAGGGTATTCGCAGCGAGGCTTTGAGTGCAGGGGTAAACTCCATCGCTGAAATGACCGAGGCCCTTTCCTCATTTTTCCGTTATACCATCAGTACAATGGATAATCTTGTTACTGTTGAAGATGAACTGGGTAATATCGAAACCTATTTTCTGATCCAGCAATACCGCTTTGGTAAGCGTCTGCAGCTGTGTATCGATATGGACGAGGCTGAGCGCGCCGAAATCTATGCCTGTTGTCTGCCCAAGCTGATTCTTCAGCCCATTGTGGAGAACTCGATTCTCCATGGTCTGGAACGGAAGGTCGGAGAAGGGCTGTTGCGGGTTCAGCTGGAAACAACATCGACCCGGTTGATTATCACCGCCAGCGACGACGGTATGGGGATGGAGAACGAAGAGCTTGATGAGCTGAATCGCAATCTCGCCATACGCTCCCTGAGTCATGTGCGCGGAGGGCGTAACCGAGGCGGTATCGCGATTGTTAATGTGAACAACCGTATTAAACTGCTTTTTGGTGAGCAGTTTGGGGTGACCATTACCAGTACACCATCGGTAGGTACGGACGTTGAGGTCGTTTTGCCGCGGATCGTTGGTGATAAATCGGGGGCCTGA
- a CDS encoding response regulator: MKVVVLDDEEKVCCLILQLVDWHSMGMEVVGTAYNGIDGLALVEREKPDLVITDIRMPGLDGLELIRQFRECRDGIDFIIVSGYHQFEYAHNAIRYGVEDYLLKPIKKDELIAVLHKIAEQNHQRVSAERTNRELTARLESTLEKLRRDFFHDCVFSSTAEPVADLKMINETYGYHFREGLFQIIIIKIDCPPADYSEGMVRMIAEKARSASHAFLERFSSDLELHVGKCRIHILIGYSESERHEVRKAVKRINDELQVQGSIFEVAQVTVALGRAVEDIGRIAESGRDAETALGQRLFSQTGHLYEELPPLFPNPCNDILAVWNREIERACELLDADEAVAAANRLVRSVLSRKECSGVLFLDTVQEAGHRLFILLRNRGEEAGEDLSALERRFEHELDLLPGVDAVSDRLCALVKNLLKSMAESRSQTESRPIREARRYIVDHFHENGISLEQVAEQVGLNPSYFSLMFKRETGSGFLESLTTVRIDYAKELLRSSKHTIAQVASAVGYSDTRYFTRLFRRMVGIKPSEFRKLYG; the protein is encoded by the coding sequence GTGAAGGTTGTTGTTCTCGACGATGAAGAAAAAGTTTGTTGTCTGATTCTTCAACTGGTTGATTGGCATTCCATGGGAATGGAGGTTGTCGGTACGGCTTACAATGGTATAGACGGCCTGGCCCTTGTGGAACGCGAAAAGCCTGACCTTGTAATAACCGACATTCGTATGCCGGGACTGGACGGACTTGAATTAATACGGCAATTCAGGGAATGCAGGGACGGTATCGATTTTATTATTGTCAGCGGTTATCATCAGTTTGAATACGCTCATAACGCCATTCGCTATGGCGTTGAGGATTATCTGCTCAAACCTATCAAGAAGGATGAGCTGATTGCAGTCCTGCATAAGATTGCGGAGCAGAATCATCAGCGTGTTTCTGCCGAACGGACAAATCGGGAGCTTACAGCCCGCCTGGAAAGTACCCTGGAAAAGCTGCGCAGGGATTTTTTCCATGATTGTGTCTTCTCTTCGACGGCTGAACCTGTCGCAGATCTGAAGATGATCAACGAAACCTATGGGTACCATTTTCGTGAGGGCCTCTTTCAGATCATCATAATAAAAATTGACTGTCCGCCTGCTGATTATTCCGAGGGTATGGTTCGGATGATTGCGGAGAAGGCAAGATCTGCTTCTCATGCGTTCCTGGAGCGGTTTTCCAGTGATCTGGAGCTCCATGTTGGAAAGTGCCGGATACATATCCTTATCGGATATTCCGAATCGGAGCGTCATGAGGTACGTAAAGCGGTTAAACGGATCAACGATGAGCTGCAGGTCCAGGGAAGCATTTTTGAAGTTGCCCAGGTAACCGTTGCCCTGGGGCGGGCTGTTGAGGACATCGGGCGGATAGCAGAGTCAGGACGCGACGCCGAAACAGCTTTGGGGCAGCGTCTTTTTTCGCAAACCGGCCATCTGTATGAAGAGCTCCCCCCGCTTTTCCCCAATCCCTGTAATGATATTCTTGCCGTATGGAATCGCGAAATAGAGCGTGCCTGCGAGCTTCTCGATGCCGATGAAGCTGTCGCCGCAGCCAATAGACTTGTTCGTTCGGTGCTGTCCCGGAAGGAATGTTCAGGTGTTTTGTTTCTTGATACGGTTCAGGAGGCTGGTCACCGTCTTTTTATTCTTCTGAGAAACCGGGGAGAGGAAGCTGGTGAAGATCTGTCGGCGCTTGAGAGGCGCTTTGAACATGAACTGGATCTTTTACCAGGTGTGGACGCTGTAAGTGATCGACTTTGTGCACTTGTAAAAAATCTCTTAAAGTCCATGGCCGAATCACGGAGCCAAACTGAAAGCCGCCCGATCAGAGAAGCCCGGCGGTATATTGTCGACCACTTCCATGAAAACGGGATTTCTCTTGAGCAGGTAGCAGAACAAGTCGGACTTAATCCGTCATATTTCAGTCTCATGTTTAAACGGGAAACCGGGTCCGGTTTTCTTGAGTCTCTTACCACCGTTCGTATTGACTACGCAAAAGAGCTTCTGCGTTCTTCCAAACATACAATCGCTCAAGTTGCCTCTGCCGTTGGATACAGCGATACCAGGTATTTTACCCGTCTTTTCAGACGGATGGTCGGTATAAAACCCAGCGAATTCCGTAAGCTGTACGGCTGA
- a CDS encoding ROK family protein — protein MSKPLLAGIEAGGTKFVCAVAYSPVDIIRETRFPTASPKETMTRAYEFFRDCERELGPITSLGIGSFGPVDLDPASPACGHITSTPKLQWADTDIVGFFKKRMNVPVGFDTDTNAAALGEGRYGAGRDCDTFLYLTIGTGIGGGVVVDNRALHGLVHPEVGHIRVVPRRDDTFAGTCPFHGTCLEGMAAGPAIQQRWGKPGIELPEDHPAWDLEAWYLAQGLAAMVLTLSPQRIIMGGGVMHQSQIFPAMRGYLKEFLGGYVDRPEITEEQEDYIVFPERENQAGITGALLLAEDVAGKGK, from the coding sequence ATGTCGAAACCACTGCTTGCCGGAATCGAAGCCGGGGGTACAAAATTTGTGTGTGCTGTTGCATATTCACCAGTAGATATCATCAGGGAAACCCGGTTCCCCACCGCATCCCCAAAAGAGACCATGACCAGAGCGTATGAGTTCTTTAGGGACTGCGAAAGAGAGTTGGGGCCGATCACTTCCCTGGGGATCGGCTCCTTCGGCCCGGTTGATCTGGATCCTGCGTCCCCTGCCTGCGGACATATTACCTCAACCCCCAAGCTTCAGTGGGCCGATACCGATATTGTCGGGTTTTTTAAAAAAAGGATGAATGTGCCAGTCGGATTTGACACGGATACAAATGCCGCAGCTCTGGGGGAAGGGCGCTATGGTGCAGGCCGGGACTGCGATACCTTTTTGTACCTGACGATTGGGACCGGCATCGGCGGCGGGGTCGTAGTTGATAACAGGGCCCTGCACGGACTGGTTCATCCGGAAGTAGGACACATTCGGGTTGTTCCCCGCCGGGATGATACATTTGCCGGTACGTGTCCGTTTCATGGGACCTGTCTGGAGGGCATGGCGGCGGGGCCGGCTATTCAGCAGCGATGGGGAAAGCCGGGTATTGAACTTCCTGAGGACCATCCTGCCTGGGACCTGGAAGCCTGGTATCTGGCCCAGGGACTGGCGGCGATGGTTCTAACGCTGAGTCCGCAGCGTATTATCATGGGGGGCGGGGTAATGCACCAGTCCCAGATTTTTCCGGCTATGCGGGGGTACCTTAAGGAGTTTCTTGGCGGTTATGTCGACCGGCCCGAGATTACGGAAGAGCAGGAAGATTATATTGTTTTTCCCGAACGGGAAAATCAGGCAGGAATAACAGGAGCTTTGCTGCTGGCCGAGGATGTGGCGGGGAAAGGGAAATAG
- a CDS encoding TetR family transcriptional regulator translates to MRRTREEAEQTKESIFQAGIELLATKGIHETSMSDIARAAGVSRGAIYWHFENKEALLREIRGRLQSFYKSLVDAAHIDSAPLAESISRAVRKLFKKYRNDAAFRRLQDLNIKISVLYAGKDSFADDIIKTEEADIQLFCEAVEGSPATNSCSPLQMFMIMESLVGGLLIRQYIRQELLSDEDIDAAVAFMVKGFSGIEEKTKTIHQEQ, encoded by the coding sequence ATGAGACGGACCAGAGAAGAAGCGGAACAGACAAAGGAATCGATCTTTCAGGCGGGGATAGAACTGCTTGCCACAAAGGGCATCCATGAAACCTCAATGAGCGATATCGCCAGGGCTGCGGGGGTCAGCCGGGGGGCAATCTACTGGCATTTTGAGAACAAGGAGGCCCTGCTGCGGGAGATCCGCGGAAGACTCCAGAGTTTCTACAAAAGCCTGGTGGATGCTGCACACATCGATTCGGCACCGCTGGCGGAGAGCATAAGCAGAGCAGTCAGGAAACTTTTTAAAAAGTACCGGAACGACGCCGCCTTCAGGCGTCTGCAGGACCTGAATATCAAAATAAGTGTGCTGTATGCCGGGAAGGATTCCTTTGCAGACGATATAATTAAGACTGAAGAGGCCGACATCCAGCTTTTCTGCGAGGCCGTTGAAGGAAGTCCTGCCACGAACAGCTGCTCACCTTTGCAGATGTTCATGATTATGGAATCTTTAGTCGGAGGGCTTCTGATCCGCCAGTATATACGCCAGGAATTATTAAGCGATGAGGATATAGATGCCGCTGTGGCCTTTATGGTCAAAGGATTTTCCGGCATCGAAGAAAAAACAAAAACTATACATCAGGAGCAATAG
- a CDS encoding efflux RND transporter periplasmic adaptor subunit has product MNTKRSQLLISALLFSAILAGCSRGDGETTRSIEEIQSQEGIPVRVRELKPETFSASLGYTSSLTGAVESTASALIGDVIEKVLVSVGDYVKKDQVVLTFPADNASLNYEQARINYENAKTSFERISRLYTAEQGISRQDYDNARTQYEIARANWDTVRKMKDVRAPVSGYLTRLNVQESDNVNPGDTLFTVSNHTRLKSTVWVTDREIGRVSVGQKASAEWRGHSLPGRVIQVDMAMDQERKAFAVKLEFDNSDLNVPSGITADIGIEVYSNSSSLIVDMGEFIESAEGPYVFLAENGVSKRRGIETGQQEGLKFEVLSGLTPGDTLITEGVNLVSDGSKIRIIATDDNVAQR; this is encoded by the coding sequence ATGAACACAAAACGAAGCCAACTGCTGATCAGTGCACTTCTTTTTTCAGCGATACTTGCCGGGTGTTCCCGTGGAGACGGGGAGACCACCCGGAGCATAGAAGAAATCCAGTCGCAGGAAGGCATCCCAGTACGGGTACGGGAACTAAAACCGGAAACCTTCAGCGCCAGCCTGGGGTACACATCATCTCTAACCGGGGCCGTGGAGTCGACTGCCTCGGCCCTGATCGGGGATGTAATCGAAAAGGTTCTGGTATCTGTCGGGGATTACGTAAAAAAAGACCAGGTTGTACTGACATTTCCTGCGGACAACGCATCCCTCAACTATGAGCAGGCCAGGATCAATTATGAAAATGCAAAAACCTCCTTCGAACGGATCAGCAGGCTCTACACTGCTGAACAGGGTATCTCACGGCAGGACTATGACAACGCCCGCACCCAGTACGAGATAGCCAGGGCAAACTGGGACACGGTACGCAAAATGAAGGATGTACGCGCCCCTGTTTCCGGGTATCTTACCCGGCTTAACGTGCAGGAATCGGACAATGTCAATCCCGGCGATACCCTCTTTACCGTTTCCAACCATACCAGACTCAAAAGTACCGTATGGGTTACAGACCGCGAGATCGGAAGAGTATCAGTGGGCCAGAAAGCCTCGGCTGAGTGGCGGGGACACAGCCTGCCCGGCAGAGTCATACAGGTTGACATGGCAATGGACCAGGAGCGTAAAGCCTTTGCAGTAAAACTGGAATTTGACAATTCCGATCTCAATGTGCCCAGCGGAATAACCGCCGATATCGGTATAGAGGTCTATTCCAACAGCAGCAGCCTGATAGTGGATATGGGCGAGTTCATTGAAAGCGCCGAAGGCCCCTATGTCTTTCTGGCGGAAAACGGAGTCAGCAAACGGCGGGGAATAGAAACCGGCCAGCAGGAGGGGCTCAAGTTCGAGGTCCTCAGCGGACTGACCCCGGGGGACACCCTGATTACCGAAGGGGTGAATCTTGTATCCGACGGCAGCAAGATCCGCATAATCGCCACCGACGACAACGTGGCGCAGCGATAG